From the Candidatus Methanosuratincola sp. genome, the window AATTGGTGATCGTGAGCATCTCTCTCCCCGAGGATCTCCTCTCTGAGCTCGACAATGTGCTCGGGAAGGAGTGGTACGCCAGCAGATCGGAAGTAATCAGGCATGCAGTACGGAAGTACATCACCGAGTACAGGTCGCTGGAAAAGATCGAGGGCGAAGTGATGGCCACTATAACTGTCCTATACGACAAGAGGGAGAAGGGCGA encodes:
- a CDS encoding CopG family ribbon-helix-helix protein, which gives rise to MIVSISLPEDLLSELDNVLGKEWYASRSEVIRHAVRKYITEYRSLEKIEGEVMATITVLYDKREKGEAQLRLQHEFGDIISTFLHSHMDETTCLEVMVVKGQSRRLKELIDGMKANREIRQISFALMGIE